The proteins below are encoded in one region of Ferroplasma acidiphilum:
- a CDS encoding carbon-nitrogen hydrolase family protein, whose translation MVKIALTQLKPVADKDVSLRNIEYYAGTAAANSADLIVFPEYYMFYSQYKDAIIRNAEVLNGNYIKRIKEISRTNKIGIITGINEVYDHNYYDTAVYVNDGELLNYYRKSHLYDAFGYRESDIYTYGNGPFKISKIGNINFGMLICYDIRFPEVFRNYSLNDADMVILISAWFAGPIKEEQWLSLVSTRALENTTYLATSNMIGGGFTGITTFTDPIGAIINRAAEDEDIIYSIIDTNRISTVRKKMPVLKQRRPELYKL comes from the coding sequence ATGGTAAAAATAGCACTCACACAATTAAAGCCTGTAGCAGACAAGGATGTAAGCTTAAGAAATATTGAATATTATGCTGGCACTGCGGCTGCAAATTCCGCTGATTTAATAGTATTTCCAGAATATTATATGTTTTATTCACAGTATAAGGATGCTATAATAAGAAATGCGGAGGTGCTTAATGGCAATTATATAAAAAGGATAAAAGAGATATCCAGAACCAATAAAATCGGCATAATAACTGGCATCAATGAGGTCTACGACCATAATTATTACGATACTGCCGTATATGTAAACGATGGTGAATTATTAAATTATTACAGAAAATCGCATCTGTACGATGCTTTTGGATACCGGGAATCCGATATTTATACATATGGAAATGGACCATTTAAAATTTCGAAAATAGGAAATATAAATTTTGGGATGTTAATATGTTATGATATAAGATTTCCTGAGGTTTTCAGGAATTACTCACTTAATGATGCGGATATGGTTATACTGATTTCAGCATGGTTTGCCGGCCCTATAAAAGAGGAGCAATGGTTATCACTTGTATCCACAAGGGCACTAGAGAATACAACATACCTGGCTACTTCTAACATGATTGGCGGTGGCTTTACTGGCATAACTACATTTACCGACCCCATAGGAGCTATAATAAATAGGGCAGCAGAAGATGAAGATATTATTTATTCGATCATTGATACAAACAGGATATCAACTGTAAGGAAAAAAATGCCGGTTTTAAAACAGAGGAGGCCGGAATTATATAAACTGTGA